In Synechococcus sp. Nb3U1, one DNA window encodes the following:
- the gshB gene encoding glutathione synthase — protein sequence MQVAFIVDPLPQLQVGHDTSVALMEALQNRGHRIFCLGIGDLYLDQGETWGSVQEIRLDLAADAWYEVKQEQLMPLNQMQAVWMRKDPPVDTAYLYATYLLDRLSPNQTLVLNHPAGIRSANEKLYALQFKDWIPRTRVSGNKQLLRQFIEHEGQAVLKPLGGKGGEGILRVNAGDPNVNSLLEISTQFGQLPVMVQEYLPEAVTGDKRILLLEGEPLGAVNRVPGQGDFRGNIAAGGRVEKTEITEKERALCGALAPVLRQEKLYFVGIDVIGERLTEVNVTSPTMLREICQLEGVDLADHVAAWLEKKVPARDR from the coding sequence ATGCAGGTAGCCTTCATTGTTGATCCATTGCCCCAGTTACAGGTGGGCCATGACACCAGCGTTGCCCTCATGGAGGCGCTTCAGAACCGGGGACACCGCATTTTCTGCCTGGGCATTGGGGATCTATACCTGGATCAGGGGGAAACCTGGGGATCCGTTCAGGAAATTCGGTTGGATTTGGCGGCGGATGCCTGGTACGAGGTGAAGCAAGAGCAGCTCATGCCCTTGAACCAAATGCAAGCGGTATGGATGCGCAAGGATCCGCCGGTGGATACTGCCTATCTCTACGCGACTTACCTTTTGGATCGTCTTTCTCCCAACCAAACCCTGGTGCTTAATCATCCCGCCGGGATCCGCTCCGCCAACGAAAAGCTCTATGCCCTGCAATTTAAGGATTGGATCCCACGGACACGGGTGAGTGGCAACAAACAGCTCTTGCGCCAGTTCATCGAGCACGAAGGACAGGCGGTGCTTAAACCGCTGGGAGGCAAAGGGGGAGAAGGGATCCTACGGGTCAATGCTGGGGATCCCAATGTGAACTCGTTACTCGAGATCAGCACCCAATTCGGCCAGTTGCCGGTGATGGTGCAGGAGTATTTGCCGGAAGCAGTGACCGGAGATAAACGTATTTTGTTGCTGGAAGGAGAACCTCTTGGAGCTGTGAACCGAGTGCCTGGACAGGGGGATTTCCGAGGCAATATTGCTGCCGGAGGTAGAGTTGAGAAAACTGAGATTACGGAAAAAGAACGTGCTTTGTGTGGAGCTTTGGCACCTGTCTTACGGCAGGAAAAGCTCTATTTTGTTGGGATTGATGTCATCGGGGAACGGCTGACAGAAGTGAATGTTACCAGCCCAACCATGCTCCGAGAAATCTGCCAGTTAGAAGGGGTAGATCTGGCGGATCACGTGGCCGCCTGGCTGGAGAAGAAGGTTCCTGCCAGAGACCGATAG
- the psaK gene encoding photosystem I reaction center subunit PsaK — protein sequence MMPVVAPLALTAQTTPWSPLNAVAILLCTGLAYLIFKSTSGSTAEAGPVLGMDWPEVIGVASFGHLLGVGVILGLSSMGVF from the coding sequence ATGATGCCCGTTGTTGCGCCGTTGGCTTTGACCGCCCAAACCACCCCCTGGTCGCCCTTGAATGCCGTGGCGATTCTTCTGTGCACAGGTCTTGCTTATCTGATCTTCAAGTCCACTTCGGGATCCACCGCCGAAGCCGGCCCTGTGTTGGGCATGGATTGGCCTGAGGTGATTGGCGTCGCCAGTTTCGGCCACCTGTTGGGGGTAGGGGTGATCCTGGGCCTCTCCAGCATGGGCGTATTTTGA
- a CDS encoding DUF4168 domain-containing protein, which yields MQSVAQKGLVGLIWACTWIPLLAVPLAVAQTPTPVVLADEQVTMYARIVLEMEPYRQESQQRSQATDDPASKDQIRRDFIRTASEIITRHGMSVPDYNRITLLIRSPEGQALQRRIEAEILRLQSEDP from the coding sequence ATGCAAAGTGTGGCCCAAAAAGGGTTGGTGGGCTTGATCTGGGCTTGCACTTGGATCCCATTGTTGGCAGTTCCTCTGGCGGTTGCCCAAACCCCGACACCGGTGGTTCTGGCGGATGAACAGGTGACGATGTATGCTCGCATTGTTCTGGAAATGGAGCCTTACCGTCAGGAATCTCAACAACGCTCTCAGGCTACTGATGACCCAGCCAGCAAGGATCAGATTCGGCGAGACTTTATTCGTACCGCCAGCGAAATCATTACCCGCCACGGCATGAGTGTGCCCGACTACAACCGCATTACCCTACTGATTCGTTCGCCAGAAGGACAGGCCTTGCAACGACGCATCGAAGCGGAAATTCTGCGTCTACAAAGTGAGGATCCCTAG
- the bchI gene encoding magnesium chelatase ATPase subunit I encodes MSLERRPVFPFTAIVGQEEMKLALLLNVIDPRIGGVLIMGDRGTGKSTTIRALADLLPQIEVVKGDPFNSHPQQRDLMSDQLWERLQAGESVESTWMQVPMVDLPLGATEDRVCGTLDIERALSQGVKAFEPGLLAKANRGILYVDEVNLLDDHLVDVLLDSAASGWNTVEREGISIRHPARFVLVGSGNPEEGELRPQLLDRFGMFVQIETVRDAALRVRIVEERSQFDADPKAFLAKHADSQQQLLERIEKAQHLLPKVTVDPDLRLKISGVCAALEVDGLRGDIVTNRAAKALAALEGHDEVTLADIRRVISLCLRHRLRKDPLETIDSGYKVEKAFSEVFQVSLDSAA; translated from the coding sequence ATGAGTTTGGAACGTCGCCCCGTTTTTCCCTTTACGGCCATCGTGGGCCAGGAGGAAATGAAATTAGCCCTGCTCCTGAACGTGATCGATCCGCGCATTGGTGGGGTGCTGATCATGGGGGATCGCGGGACGGGCAAATCCACCACCATTCGGGCCTTGGCGGATCTGTTGCCCCAAATTGAAGTGGTGAAAGGGGATCCCTTTAACAGCCACCCCCAGCAACGGGATTTGATGAGCGACCAACTGTGGGAACGCCTCCAAGCAGGAGAATCGGTGGAAAGTACCTGGATGCAGGTGCCGATGGTGGATCTGCCTCTGGGGGCAACCGAAGATCGGGTGTGTGGCACCCTCGACATCGAACGGGCCTTATCCCAGGGGGTTAAAGCCTTTGAACCGGGACTGTTGGCCAAAGCGAACCGGGGCATCCTGTACGTGGATGAAGTGAACCTCTTGGACGATCACTTGGTGGATGTGTTGCTGGATTCGGCAGCCTCCGGGTGGAACACTGTTGAGCGGGAAGGGATTTCCATCCGCCATCCGGCTCGGTTTGTCTTGGTCGGCTCCGGCAACCCAGAAGAAGGAGAGTTACGCCCGCAACTGCTGGATCGCTTCGGCATGTTCGTGCAGATCGAAACGGTGCGGGATGCCGCCCTGCGGGTACGGATCGTGGAGGAACGCAGCCAGTTTGATGCCGATCCAAAAGCCTTTTTGGCCAAACATGCAGACTCACAGCAGCAGCTTTTGGAACGGATTGAAAAAGCGCAGCACCTTTTGCCCAAGGTGACAGTGGATCCGGACTTGCGCCTTAAGATCTCCGGGGTGTGTGCTGCGTTGGAAGTGGATGGTCTGCGGGGAGATATTGTGACCAATCGGGCTGCTAAGGCTTTGGCTGCTCTGGAAGGCCACGATGAGGTTACCCTTGCGGATATTCGTCGGGTGATCAGTCTCTGTTTACGGCACCGCCTGCGTAAGGATCCTCTAGAAACCATCGACTCCGGTTACAAAGTCGAAAAAGCCTTTAGCGAAGTCTTTCAGGTCAGCCTAGATAGTGCGGCCTGA
- a CDS encoding biotin transporter BioY, translated as MTTAASVYTPLVQTLIPRPSRVRDALLILGGSLFVAVLAQVRIPLPFTPVPITGQTFAVLLVGAGFGARLGFLTLLLYLLEGILGLPVFTGSGSGLSHLAGPTGGYLLAFPLAAGLMGWLVQQLGVDRHAGKMAVAMLACTVLIYLIGATWLGVWLNQNVGPTSLMEVLQKGVFPFWVGDLIKMGLTALLLPVTWRWLGREKSTPEQD; from the coding sequence ATGACCACTGCTGCTTCCGTCTATACCCCACTGGTGCAAACTCTGATACCCCGTCCTTCCCGTGTTCGGGATGCGTTGTTGATCTTGGGGGGCAGTTTATTCGTGGCTGTGCTGGCTCAGGTGCGGATCCCTTTGCCCTTTACGCCGGTGCCGATTACCGGTCAAACCTTTGCTGTGCTGTTGGTAGGGGCAGGCTTTGGGGCGCGGCTGGGCTTCCTGACACTGTTGCTGTATCTACTAGAAGGGATCCTAGGGTTGCCGGTCTTCACGGGTAGCGGCTCTGGGCTCAGCCACCTAGCAGGGCCAACGGGGGGTTATTTGCTGGCCTTTCCGCTGGCGGCAGGGTTGATGGGCTGGCTCGTACAACAGCTTGGGGTAGATCGCCATGCTGGAAAGATGGCGGTGGCAATGCTGGCTTGCACAGTCCTGATTTACTTGATCGGGGCCACTTGGCTGGGGGTCTGGCTGAATCAGAATGTCGGCCCAACTTCCCTTATGGAGGTGCTTCAGAAGGGAGTTTTCCCCTTCTGGGTTGGAGATCTGATCAAGATGGGCCTGACAGCGCTCCTCTTACCTGTAACCTGGCGCTGGCTAGGACGAGAGAAGTCAACCCCAGAGCAGGACTAA
- a CDS encoding photosystem II reaction center protein K has protein sequence MPAMMLLASLPEGYELFDPLVDLLPIIPVLFFLLAFVWQAAVGFK, from the coding sequence ATGCCAGCAATGATGCTCCTAGCCAGTTTGCCGGAAGGCTACGAATTGTTTGATCCCTTGGTGGATCTGTTGCCGATTATCCCCGTTTTGTTCTTCCTGCTGGCTTTCGTCTGGCAAGCAGCGGTGGGCTTCAAATAG
- a CDS encoding DUF3611 family protein yields MNEPMSPSVRAAVERMKSRLRLTRRFGFWFQAVLGAAALLLWVGFLIGQNTVYRDDSAGAILAFWFTLFTLLTLAAGLFFNWRYLLHADRRQASADSLSQLDLPKQLQLVTYVSLIGAFLALIGMEAQVGELLARMFSRTQANQVTGVLLLAANINVTFAHFVCLAGVLWITGALDREP; encoded by the coding sequence ATGAACGAGCCCATGTCGCCGTCAGTACGGGCGGCTGTTGAGCGAATGAAATCTCGGTTGCGCCTGACTCGTCGCTTTGGGTTTTGGTTTCAGGCGGTTTTGGGGGCAGCGGCTCTGCTGCTCTGGGTTGGCTTTTTAATTGGCCAGAATACCGTCTATCGGGATGATTCTGCCGGGGCCATACTCGCCTTTTGGTTCACGCTCTTTACGTTGCTGACTTTAGCGGCGGGTCTGTTTTTTAATTGGCGCTATCTTCTCCATGCGGATCGTCGCCAGGCTTCCGCCGATTCTCTCAGTCAGTTGGATTTGCCCAAGCAACTGCAGCTGGTCACTTATGTCAGCTTGATCGGGGCTTTTTTGGCCTTGATTGGCATGGAGGCTCAGGTTGGCGAATTGCTAGCGCGGATGTTTTCCCGCACACAGGCAAATCAGGTGACGGGGGTTCTGTTGTTGGCGGCCAATATTAACGTCACCTTCGCCCATTTTGTCTGTCTGGCGGGAGTGCTGTGGATTACGGGTGCACTTGACCGCGAGCCCTAA
- a CDS encoding pyridoxamine 5'-phosphate oxidase family protein, with protein sequence MAKVHDSITPALQRFIAAQQIFFVATAPLAAHGHVNLSPKGLQSFRLLSPHQVAYLDVTGSGNETSAHLVENQRITLMFCAFEDPPCILRLYGRGRVILPASSDWQMLISQFEELPGARQIILVDVGRVQTSCGMGVPLYAYQGQRQSLVEWAAQKGEVGLQAYRQQKNQLSIDGLPTPWGLYCRSSFPEA encoded by the coding sequence ATGGCCAAAGTCCACGACTCGATCACTCCTGCTTTGCAACGGTTTATCGCTGCCCAACAAATTTTCTTTGTGGCAACTGCTCCCCTTGCAGCCCATGGTCATGTCAACCTCTCCCCCAAAGGATTGCAGAGCTTTCGCCTCCTTTCACCACACCAAGTGGCCTATCTGGATGTAACCGGCAGTGGCAATGAAACCTCCGCCCATTTGGTTGAAAACCAGCGCATTACCTTGATGTTTTGCGCCTTTGAGGATCCCCCTTGTATTCTGCGCCTCTACGGTCGGGGGCGAGTGATCTTGCCTGCTAGCTCCGACTGGCAGATGTTGATCTCTCAATTTGAGGAACTTCCCGGTGCCCGGCAGATCATTCTTGTGGATGTGGGGCGGGTACAAACCTCCTGTGGCATGGGGGTACCGCTTTACGCCTATCAGGGGCAACGGCAATCTTTGGTAGAGTGGGCTGCCCAAAAAGGGGAAGTGGGCTTACAGGCTTATCGACAGCAGAAAAACCAGCTCAGCATCGATGGCTTGCCAACCCCTTGGGGCCTTTATTGTCGGTCGTCTTTCCCTGAGGCATAA